In Trueperaceae bacterium, a single genomic region encodes these proteins:
- a CDS encoding S8 family serine peptidase, with translation MIGLRFPGRLSRKSIWPVVATLALVLAACTPPDSTPPTVAITAPAANAVVTAGTTVHVTGTSDDNVRVAGVTVLVNGEALNTVVPSDTGDWALDWVPTTEGAVQLVARAKDTGGNPADSAAVSVTISGATGSVVGTITRAPTTFSLGAQAAGPEAAPVVPGELFVTFERGARDARFGTTAQGAAEGFTFRADGGFAFGGTSFAAVTTFPLVEGLTLYRAAGLDAAATRAMAERLSATGLVRSAFPNWILSTTALTPDDPLYAGQAWHYELLNLPEAWEVETGATDKVTVAVLDTGKYDHADVQWAAGGANFANWDPVAQMPGEGTIDDPYTLAGGSTHGTHVAGTIGAVTDNAVGVAGVNWNVDVLPVKVLGANGSGNFAGILEGLFWAAGVDDPAYGGHVNANIPRVINMSLGGNVFAACPADADAIFGALASMGITTVVSAGNDGSAADIFFPASCPSVITVGAAGPTGARAYYSNYGLQVDVLAPGGDDDYAHPDLPGDYAYAGVLSTVSDGVIEDYGLMEGTSMAAPHVSGVVSLMLAREPGLSTAQIRARLHAASAPLALAECAAPVQGLADFNLCGAGLLDANAALLGLTLASSPTATVYALPYVNGVAPDPGFGSLPSLGELAPYQTAAVPLGDGTYTYTLDGLAPGTYLVLSIETRDAATGISGVDRVAVVDEVEVTAGAATDVDLTGVPLYTFY, from the coding sequence GTGATCGGTTTGAGGTTCCCGGGGAGGCTCTCTCGCAAGTCCATCTGGCCGGTGGTGGCCACGTTGGCCCTCGTGCTGGCGGCGTGCACGCCGCCCGATTCGACCCCGCCCACCGTGGCCATCACGGCGCCGGCGGCCAACGCCGTCGTCACGGCCGGCACCACCGTTCACGTGACGGGCACGTCCGACGACAACGTGCGCGTGGCCGGCGTCACCGTCCTCGTGAACGGTGAGGCGCTCAACACCGTGGTGCCCTCCGACACGGGCGACTGGGCCCTCGACTGGGTGCCCACCACCGAGGGCGCCGTCCAGCTCGTGGCCAGGGCGAAGGACACGGGCGGCAACCCCGCCGACTCCGCCGCCGTGTCGGTGACGATCAGTGGCGCCACCGGCAGCGTAGTGGGCACCATCACGCGCGCCCCCACCACGTTCTCGCTTGGCGCGCAGGCCGCCGGGCCCGAGGCCGCTCCGGTGGTGCCTGGCGAGCTGTTCGTGACGTTCGAGCGCGGCGCGCGCGACGCGCGCTTCGGCACCACCGCCCAGGGCGCGGCGGAGGGCTTCACCTTCCGCGCCGACGGCGGCTTCGCCTTCGGCGGCACGAGCTTCGCGGCCGTGACCACCTTCCCGCTCGTGGAGGGCCTGACGCTCTACCGCGCCGCGGGCCTCGACGCGGCCGCCACGCGAGCCATGGCCGAGCGGCTCTCGGCCACCGGCTTGGTGCGGAGCGCCTTCCCGAACTGGATCCTCTCCACCACCGCCCTCACGCCGGACGACCCCCTCTACGCGGGGCAGGCGTGGCACTACGAGCTCCTCAACCTGCCCGAGGCGTGGGAGGTCGAGACGGGCGCCACCGATAAGGTCACGGTGGCCGTGCTCGACACGGGCAAGTACGACCACGCCGACGTGCAGTGGGCCGCCGGCGGCGCCAACTTCGCCAACTGGGACCCGGTTGCCCAGATGCCCGGCGAGGGCACCATCGACGACCCGTACACCCTGGCGGGCGGCTCCACCCACGGCACGCACGTGGCGGGCACCATCGGCGCCGTCACCGACAACGCCGTGGGCGTGGCCGGCGTCAACTGGAACGTCGACGTTCTGCCCGTCAAGGTGCTGGGCGCGAACGGCAGCGGCAACTTCGCCGGCATCCTCGAGGGGCTCTTCTGGGCCGCTGGAGTCGACGACCCGGCCTACGGCGGTCACGTGAACGCCAACATCCCGCGCGTGATCAACATGAGCCTCGGCGGCAACGTGTTCGCGGCGTGCCCGGCCGACGCGGACGCCATCTTCGGCGCCCTCGCCAGCATGGGCATCACGACCGTGGTGTCGGCCGGCAACGACGGCTCGGCGGCCGACATCTTCTTCCCCGCCAGCTGCCCGAGCGTCATCACCGTGGGCGCCGCCGGCCCCACGGGCGCTCGCGCCTACTACTCCAACTACGGCCTGCAGGTCGACGTGCTGGCGCCCGGCGGCGACGACGACTACGCTCACCCGGACCTCCCCGGCGACTACGCCTACGCCGGTGTCCTCAGCACCGTCTCCGACGGCGTGATCGAAGATTACGGCCTCATGGAGGGCACCAGCATGGCGGCGCCGCACGTCAGCGGCGTCGTGTCGCTCATGCTGGCGCGCGAGCCCGGCCTCAGCACGGCGCAGATCCGCGCGCGGCTGCACGCCGCCTCTGCGCCCCTCGCCCTCGCAGAGTGCGCCGCGCCCGTGCAGGGTCTCGCCGACTTCAACCTGTGCGGCGCGGGGCTCCTCGACGCCAACGCGGCGCTCCTGGGCCTCACCCTTGCAAGCAGCCCCACGGCCACCGTGTACGCCCTGCCGTACGTGAACGGCGTGGCGCCCGACCCGGGCTTCGGCAGCCTCCCTAGCCTCGGCGAGCTGGCGCCCTACCAGACGGCCGCCGTGCCCCTCGGCGACGGCACGTACACCTACACCCTCGACGGGCTCGCTCCCGGCACCTACCTGGTGCTCAGCATCGAGACGCGCGACGCCGCCACGGGCATCTCGGGCGTCGACCGCGTGGCGGTCGTGGACGAGGTCGAGGTGACGGCCGGCGCCGCCACCGACGTCGACCTCACGGGCGTGCCGCTCTACACCTTCTACTAG
- a CDS encoding carbohydrate ABC transporter permease: MAATSLGAPGRGGAGRLAGRGVFYLVIALFTVFAALPFYVMLITAFKRNSDFFDPNANPFWFSQSPTLEHIRLLFQDTLFVRWLLNSFLVGGLVVAITLVLAVPAAYSLARLAGSWGEALAIGIFLTYLIPPTLLFLPFAKVIAFLGLQNSMWSLVVAYPTFTVPFCTWLLMGFFKGIPADIEEQAMVDGYSRFGAFVRAVLPLAVPGILTVVVFAFTLSMSEFVYALTFVQDSAQKTVSIGVPTELVRGDVFRWGPLLAGALIASIPVAVLYTFFIDHFVAGLTAVAGE, encoded by the coding sequence ATGGCCGCCACGTCGCTCGGCGCGCCCGGGCGCGGGGGCGCGGGGCGCCTGGCGGGGCGCGGCGTCTTCTACCTCGTCATCGCGCTCTTCACCGTCTTCGCGGCGCTGCCCTTCTACGTCATGCTCATCACGGCGTTCAAGCGCAACTCGGACTTCTTCGACCCGAACGCCAACCCGTTCTGGTTCAGCCAGTCGCCGACGCTGGAGCACATCAGGCTCCTCTTCCAGGACACGCTGTTCGTGCGCTGGCTCCTCAACTCGTTCCTGGTTGGCGGGTTGGTGGTGGCCATCACGCTGGTGCTGGCCGTGCCGGCCGCCTACAGCCTGGCGCGCCTGGCGGGCAGCTGGGGGGAGGCGCTGGCGATAGGCATCTTCCTCACCTACCTGATCCCGCCCACGCTCCTGTTCCTGCCGTTCGCCAAGGTGATCGCGTTCCTGGGGCTGCAGAACTCCATGTGGTCGTTGGTCGTCGCCTACCCCACCTTCACCGTGCCGTTCTGCACGTGGCTCCTCATGGGGTTCTTCAAGGGCATACCGGCCGACATCGAGGAGCAGGCCATGGTGGACGGCTACTCGCGCTTCGGCGCCTTCGTGCGCGCCGTGCTGCCGCTGGCCGTGCCGGGCATCCTCACCGTGGTGGTGTTCGCGTTCACGCTCTCCATGAGCGAGTTCGTGTACGCGCTCACGTTCGTGCAGGACTCGGCGCAGAAGACGGTGAGCATCGGCGTGCCCACCGAGCTCGTGCGCGGCGACGTGTTCAGGTGGGGCCCGCTGTTGGCGGGCGCCCTGATAGCCAGCATCCCCGTGGCCGTGCTGTACACCTTCTTCATCGACCACTTCGTGGCGGGGCTCACGGCGGTGGCCGGTGAGTAG
- a CDS encoding sugar ABC transporter permease: protein MLLPAVLFIVLLVGVPFGLAIYYSLHDVTTGGTEPRWVGAGNFLELFGDRNFITALKNTIWFTFGTLVAVLVLATIQAELLMRKFRGKWVVRFLLLLPWTAPVALGLIGWLWMYDSVFSPIDWLLRQLGLLGRPGALLGAMPNLYWLGDKQLAMPSVIVVNVWRLLPLATVIVLAGLNSVPRDVIEQSRIDRAGYLRRLFDIVLPMISPILLVAILFTFVFTFGDMISIFILTRGGPANSTQVVASMAFFTGILGGNLGKGAAVALFLFPALAGVSGVLLSLIRRSEVG from the coding sequence ATGCTCCTGCCGGCGGTGCTCTTCATCGTGCTCTTGGTGGGCGTGCCGTTCGGGCTGGCCATCTACTACAGCCTGCACGACGTGACCACGGGCGGCACCGAGCCGCGCTGGGTGGGGGCGGGCAACTTCCTCGAGCTATTCGGCGACCGCAACTTCATCACCGCCCTCAAGAACACCATCTGGTTCACGTTCGGCACGCTCGTGGCCGTGCTGGTCCTCGCCACCATCCAGGCGGAGCTGCTCATGCGCAAGTTCCGCGGCAAGTGGGTGGTGAGGTTCCTGCTGCTGCTGCCGTGGACGGCACCCGTGGCGCTCGGTCTCATCGGCTGGTTGTGGATGTACGACTCGGTGTTCAGCCCCATCGACTGGCTGCTCAGGCAGCTGGGGCTCCTGGGGCGCCCCGGGGCGCTCCTGGGCGCCATGCCCAACCTCTACTGGTTGGGCGACAAGCAGCTGGCCATGCCGTCGGTGATCGTCGTGAACGTGTGGCGGCTACTGCCGCTCGCCACGGTGATCGTGCTGGCGGGCCTCAACTCCGTGCCGCGCGACGTGATCGAGCAGTCGCGCATCGACCGCGCCGGCTACCTGAGGCGACTGTTCGACATCGTCCTGCCCATGATCTCGCCCATCCTGCTCGTGGCCATCCTGTTCACGTTCGTGTTCACGTTCGGCGACATGATCAGCATCTTCATCCTCACGCGCGGCGGGCCGGCCAACAGCACGCAGGTGGTGGCGTCCATGGCGTTCTTCACGGGCATCCTGGGCGGCAACCTCGGCAAGGGCGCGGCCGTGGCGCTGTTCCTCTTCCCCGCCCTGGCGGGCGTGAGCGGGGTGCTGCTCAGCCTCATCCGCCGCAGCGAGGTCGGCTGA
- a CDS encoding ABC transporter ATP-binding protein: protein MATLEVRELHTHFAGVRAVDGVDLAVRDGEFLVLLGASGSGKTTLMRTIAGLEKLTSGAVLIGGRVVNDLPPNARNIAMVFQSYALYPHKSVYKNISFPLEAVRTSEAVIREKVNWAAGLFGIGHLLRRKPRMLSGGERQRVALARALVREPNLFLLDEPLSNLDAKLRHLARHELKKLHQRVGITTIYVTHDQVEAMGLGERVAVMNHGKIEQIGTPSDIYREPANTFVARFMGSPAMNLLRVGGEVIGFHPENFLPKGEFEARPGARHLGFYVTGVEDLGADILLYGRVPNAEEVPQEGATDAAAAMLVDGPKGADVIAKLPARLAGRVEVGVQHDFFVQPGLVKVFDPATGRRRAAAETA from the coding sequence ATGGCCACCCTAGAGGTCCGGGAGCTGCACACGCACTTCGCCGGGGTCCGCGCCGTCGACGGCGTGGACCTGGCGGTGCGCGACGGCGAGTTCCTCGTGCTGCTGGGCGCCTCCGGCTCCGGCAAGACGACGCTCATGCGCACCATCGCGGGGCTCGAGAAGCTCACGTCGGGCGCCGTGCTGATCGGGGGGCGGGTGGTCAACGACCTGCCCCCCAACGCGCGCAACATCGCCATGGTGTTCCAGAGCTACGCCCTGTACCCGCACAAGAGCGTGTACAAGAACATCTCCTTCCCCCTCGAGGCGGTGAGGACGAGCGAGGCGGTCATCAGGGAGAAGGTCAACTGGGCGGCGGGCCTGTTCGGCATCGGGCACCTGCTCAGGCGCAAGCCGCGCATGCTCTCGGGCGGCGAGCGGCAGCGGGTGGCGCTGGCGCGCGCGCTCGTGCGCGAACCCAACCTGTTCCTCCTCGACGAGCCCCTCTCCAACCTCGACGCCAAGCTGCGGCACCTGGCGCGCCACGAGCTGAAGAAGCTCCACCAGCGCGTGGGCATCACCACCATCTACGTCACGCACGACCAGGTGGAGGCCATGGGCCTGGGCGAGCGCGTGGCCGTCATGAACCACGGCAAGATCGAGCAGATCGGCACGCCGTCCGACATCTACCGCGAGCCCGCCAACACGTTCGTGGCGCGCTTCATGGGCTCGCCCGCCATGAACCTCCTCCGGGTGGGCGGCGAGGTCATCGGCTTCCACCCCGAGAACTTCCTGCCGAAGGGCGAGTTCGAGGCTCGGCCGGGCGCCAGGCACCTGGGCTTCTACGTCACGGGCGTCGAGGACCTGGGCGCCGACATCCTGCTGTACGGCCGCGTGCCCAACGCCGAGGAGGTGCCGCAGGAGGGCGCGACCGACGCCGCGGCCGCCATGCTCGTCGATGGGCCGAAGGGCGCGGACGTGATCGCCAAGCTGCCCGCGCGGCTGGCGGGGCGGGTGGAGGTGGGCGTGCAGCACGACTTCTTCGTGCAGCCCGGCCTCGTCAAGGTCTTCGACCCCGCCACCGGGCGCCGCCGCGCGGCCGCCGAGACGGCATGA
- a CDS encoding extracellular solute-binding protein: MDQLFRLDPFRKRISRRSFMKLMGVAAAAAAAGPALVRAQGQSGTLRILQWSHFVPSYDTWFDAYAKAWGAANGVNVIVDHVNLADLPTAVAAEISAGSGHDLIEIVGAEAGQFEPSLLDLTDINQEAASRFGDQLDIGKRYSFNPVTNKYYGFCIGWTIDPANYRRSLWEKAGMPDGPTTWEDLVTVGGKIRDEQGVQLGIGLAQELDSNMAHRAILYSFDSMLQDAESNIVIDSGEPFERALEAVNFMKRLYEAAMTPEVFAWNAASNNQALLAGRASYILNSISAYRSAQADVPDIAKDVFFGPALHGPRGSAWSNAHVIYNYIVPQHSGNVDAAKQFVLDLAENYDQAMYASKLYNSPSYFNAPVTGAGEYPAVAGAKTFADLHEAWFDDDPFRLEGEPAGKLKPLKNAVEWTTNVGRPGYTSPAVAEVFNTFVIPNMFARAVRGDETPEQAIKTGAAEARKVFEGWRQRGLI; encoded by the coding sequence GTGGATCAGCTCTTTAGGCTCGACCCGTTCAGGAAGCGCATCTCGCGTAGGTCGTTCATGAAGCTGATGGGGGTGGCGGCGGCGGCCGCGGCCGCCGGGCCGGCGCTCGTGCGGGCGCAGGGGCAGTCGGGCACGCTGCGCATCCTCCAGTGGAGCCACTTCGTCCCGAGTTACGACACCTGGTTCGACGCCTACGCCAAGGCGTGGGGCGCCGCCAACGGCGTGAACGTGATCGTCGACCACGTGAACCTGGCCGACCTGCCCACGGCGGTGGCGGCGGAGATCTCGGCGGGCAGCGGGCACGACCTCATCGAGATCGTGGGGGCCGAGGCGGGGCAGTTCGAGCCGAGCCTCTTGGACCTCACCGACATCAACCAGGAGGCCGCCAGCCGCTTCGGCGATCAGCTCGACATCGGCAAGCGTTACTCCTTCAACCCCGTCACGAACAAGTACTACGGCTTCTGCATCGGCTGGACGATAGACCCCGCCAACTACCGGCGCAGCCTGTGGGAGAAGGCGGGCATGCCGGACGGCCCCACCACCTGGGAGGACCTCGTCACGGTGGGCGGCAAGATCCGCGACGAGCAGGGGGTGCAGCTCGGCATCGGGCTGGCGCAGGAGCTCGACTCGAACATGGCGCACCGCGCCATCCTGTACTCGTTCGACAGCATGCTGCAGGACGCCGAGAGCAACATCGTGATCGACTCGGGCGAGCCGTTCGAGCGGGCGCTCGAGGCCGTCAACTTCATGAAGCGGCTGTACGAGGCGGCCATGACGCCGGAGGTGTTCGCGTGGAACGCGGCCTCCAACAACCAGGCGCTCCTGGCCGGGCGCGCGTCTTACATCCTCAACAGCATCTCGGCGTACCGCTCGGCGCAGGCGGACGTGCCCGACATCGCCAAGGACGTGTTCTTCGGGCCGGCGCTGCACGGGCCGCGCGGCAGCGCCTGGAGCAACGCGCACGTGATCTACAACTACATCGTGCCGCAGCACTCGGGGAACGTCGACGCCGCCAAGCAGTTCGTGCTCGACCTGGCCGAGAACTACGACCAGGCCATGTACGCCAGCAAGCTGTACAACTCGCCCTCTTACTTCAACGCGCCAGTGACGGGCGCCGGCGAGTACCCGGCGGTGGCGGGAGCGAAGACGTTCGCGGACCTGCACGAGGCGTGGTTCGACGACGACCCGTTCCGCCTCGAGGGCGAGCCGGCGGGCAAGCTGAAGCCCCTCAAGAACGCGGTGGAGTGGACCACGAACGTGGGGCGGCCCGGTTACACGAGCCCGGCCGTGGCGGAGGTGTTCAACACCTTCGTGATCCCCAACATGTTCGCGCGCGCCGTGCGCGGCGACGAGACGCCGGAGCAGGCCATCAAGACGGGCGCGGCCGAGGCGCGCAAGGTGTTCGAGGGCTGGCGCCAGCGGGGGCTGATCTGA
- a CDS encoding endo alpha-1,4 polygalactosaminidase, which produces MARSKLAAGPTVTAHATFRVASAQQPPADPDDPREPHDPSGPGAPGRPTTGNIWQPKPGTSWQWQLSGRLDTSVPADVYDIDLETNSAATIAQLHDQGRRVICYFSAGSFEPGRSDAGQFPAAVKGKKMAGWNELWLDIRKIDALAPVMLARLDMAVAKGCDAVEPDNVDGYQNDTGFPLKAADQLAYNRWLAGAAHERGLAIGLKNDLDQVTDLVDHFDFAVNEECFAYGECRLLLPFVRVGKAVFGAEYEIPTARFCAEANELNMDFIRKNWDLDAFRQSCR; this is translated from the coding sequence GTGGCCAGGTCGAAGCTCGCCGCGGGCCCGACGGTCACGGCCCACGCCACCTTCCGGGTCGCGAGCGCACAACAGCCCCCGGCCGACCCCGATGACCCGCGCGAGCCTCACGACCCGAGCGGTCCGGGTGCGCCGGGGCGACCCACGACGGGCAACATCTGGCAACCCAAGCCCGGCACGTCGTGGCAGTGGCAGCTGTCTGGCAGGCTCGACACTAGCGTTCCCGCCGATGTCTACGACATCGACCTCGAGACCAACAGCGCCGCCACCATCGCCCAGTTGCACGACCAGGGCCGGCGCGTCATCTGCTACTTCAGCGCCGGCAGCTTCGAGCCCGGACGTTCCGACGCCGGGCAGTTCCCCGCGGCCGTGAAGGGCAAGAAGATGGCCGGTTGGAACGAGCTCTGGCTCGACATCCGCAAGATCGACGCCCTCGCCCCCGTCATGCTCGCGCGCCTCGACATGGCCGTCGCCAAGGGTTGCGACGCCGTCGAGCCCGACAACGTCGACGGCTACCAGAACGACACCGGCTTCCCCCTGAAGGCGGCTGACCAACTCGCCTACAACCGCTGGCTGGCCGGCGCCGCGCACGAACGCGGCCTCGCCATCGGCCTCAAGAACGACCTCGATCAGGTGACGGACCTCGTCGACCACTTCGACTTCGCGGTCAACGAGGAGTGCTTCGCCTACGGCGAGTGCCGGCTGCTCCTTCCTTTCGTCAGGGTAGGCAAGGCCGTGTTCGGGGCCGAGTACGAGATCCCGACTGCACGCTTCTGCGCCGAGGCGAACGAGCTCAACATGGACTTCATCCGCAAGAACTGGGACTTGGACGCCTTCCGGCAGTCCTGCCGCTGA
- a CDS encoding endo alpha-1,4 polygalactosaminidase, which produces MLQPDHYTTGEIAALTAQGVSSLAYLSVGEDTGPMAPWQLAGKNPVWGGSYVDVAHPGWHEHLRRQAEAALAAGFTGLLLDTLETPPILGGHRRAALAVVRELRAVVAGGYMLANRGHALLADLAPLVDGFLFEAFSTTWEDGYRALRGRELLDNAARLPGLRATGRELFVLDYANRPELADFAVSRGANLEVPVQVTNRDVTGLPG; this is translated from the coding sequence GTGCTGCAACCTGACCATTACACGACCGGGGAGATCGCCGCGCTGACCGCGCAGGGCGTTAGCTCCCTGGCCTACCTGTCGGTGGGCGAGGACACGGGCCCGATGGCGCCGTGGCAGCTGGCTGGCAAGAACCCCGTGTGGGGCGGCAGTTACGTCGACGTAGCCCACCCGGGTTGGCACGAGCACCTGCGGCGGCAGGCAGAGGCGGCTCTGGCTGCCGGTTTCACGGGGCTCCTGCTCGACACCCTCGAGACGCCGCCCATCCTTGGCGGCCACCGCAGGGCGGCGCTCGCTGTCGTGCGCGAGTTGCGTGCCGTCGTCGCCGGAGGTTACATGTTAGCTAACCGCGGTCACGCGCTACTCGCCGACCTGGCGCCCCTCGTGGACGGTTTCCTGTTCGAGGCCTTCTCCACCACCTGGGAGGACGGCTACCGCGCCCTGCGCGGCCGCGAGCTCCTCGACAACGCCGCGCGCCTGCCGGGCCTGCGCGCGACCGGGCGCGAGCTGTTCGTACTCGATTACGCCAACCGGCCGGAACTGGCCGACTTCGCGGTGTCCCGCGGCGCGAACCTTGAGGTGCCGGTGCAGGTGACCAACCGCGACGTCACCGGCCTGCCCGGCTGA
- the pelF gene encoding GT4 family glycosyltransferase PelF, with the protein MKLLLTTEGTYPSIMGGVSTWCDQLVRGMAEHEYHLLEVTGPLPTKPAYALSANVRGLTSVRLWTPRSGRPGKGRGSERTFARGLERLLGFAEDDLESFATGLLDLATLGTDVDLWPYFDKRSTWEAVRVAIWRTNGEAPPMAEVALAVNWLKGTLGPLLFIPPHADQAHTTSNGLSAIPAWLVAKAYGVPLMLTEHGLYLRERYLSLTSEENPPGLKLLRSRFYYALARMMYQEADLIVSVSEFNRTWQIELGAPAERTRIVYNGVAPEAFPVATTDTQSRPTVSWVGRIDPIKDLETLVRSFTTVTKSAPEAKLKLFGPVPKGNEEYDAKVKGLVRDLDLGGSVTFEGPVKPVHHAYHAADVVALSSISEGFPYVAIEAMMCGRPVVATQVGGVGEAVGDFGRMVDPRSPDELGAALTELLVDVPLRRRLGVGARERALQLFTLSRMYDGYRGLYGELGVRARKQARAV; encoded by the coding sequence GTGAAGCTCCTCCTGACCACCGAAGGCACCTACCCCTCGATCATGGGTGGGGTCTCGACCTGGTGCGACCAGCTGGTGCGCGGCATGGCCGAGCACGAGTACCACCTGCTCGAGGTGACCGGGCCGCTGCCGACGAAGCCGGCCTACGCCCTATCCGCCAACGTGAGAGGCCTGACCTCCGTCAGGCTGTGGACGCCAAGGAGCGGTCGTCCCGGCAAGGGGCGCGGCTCCGAACGCACGTTCGCGCGCGGCCTGGAACGCCTGCTTGGGTTCGCCGAGGACGACCTCGAGTCGTTCGCGACCGGGCTTCTAGACCTCGCCACGCTGGGCACCGACGTCGACCTGTGGCCCTACTTCGACAAGCGCTCCACCTGGGAGGCGGTGCGTGTGGCCATCTGGCGCACCAACGGCGAGGCTCCGCCCATGGCGGAGGTCGCGCTGGCGGTCAACTGGCTGAAGGGCACGCTTGGGCCCCTCCTCTTCATCCCACCGCACGCCGACCAGGCCCACACAACCTCGAACGGCCTCTCGGCCATCCCCGCCTGGTTAGTAGCCAAGGCCTACGGTGTGCCGCTGATGCTCACCGAGCACGGCCTCTACCTGCGCGAGCGGTACCTGAGCCTCACGAGCGAGGAGAACCCGCCGGGCCTCAAGCTGCTCCGGTCCCGCTTCTACTACGCCCTGGCGCGGATGATGTACCAGGAGGCCGACCTGATCGTGTCGGTCAGCGAGTTCAACCGCACCTGGCAGATCGAGCTCGGGGCGCCGGCCGAGAGAACGCGCATCGTGTACAACGGCGTCGCGCCGGAGGCGTTCCCCGTGGCCACAACAGACACGCAGTCACGACCCACCGTGTCGTGGGTGGGCCGCATCGACCCCATCAAGGACCTCGAGACCCTTGTGCGTTCGTTCACGACGGTGACGAAGTCCGCGCCGGAGGCCAAGCTGAAGCTCTTCGGGCCCGTCCCGAAGGGGAACGAGGAGTACGACGCCAAGGTCAAGGGACTCGTGCGCGACCTCGACCTGGGCGGCTCCGTCACCTTCGAGGGGCCGGTCAAGCCGGTTCATCACGCCTATCACGCCGCCGACGTCGTGGCGCTCTCCAGCATCTCCGAGGGCTTCCCGTACGTTGCCATCGAGGCCATGATGTGCGGCCGACCGGTGGTGGCCACCCAGGTGGGTGGCGTCGGGGAGGCGGTCGGCGATTTCGGGCGGATGGTCGACCCACGCTCGCCCGACGAGCTCGGCGCCGCTCTGACGGAACTCCTCGTGGACGTTCCGCTCAGACGGCGCCTAGGCGTCGGCGCCCGCGAGCGCGCTCTACAGCTCTTCACGCTCTCGCGCATGTACGACGGTTACCGCGGCCTCTATGGCGAGCTGGGGGTGCGCGCCCGCAAGCAGGCCCGCGCCGTCTGA